Proteins found in one Nocardia brasiliensis ATCC 700358 genomic segment:
- a CDS encoding thioredoxin family protein, which produces MIEITILAVVLLAALAVGLLLRRRDGKVRAADPRPRAFATRKRSDLETGSARADLLASVGVTGTGPAVLHFSADWCGPCAAVRRVVADVTGQLAESPQPPLDIEIDIDAEPVLAKELNVLSLPTTFVFDTEGRERFRISGVPKVTDLRSALEPLTVAA; this is translated from the coding sequence ATGATCGAAATCACAATTCTGGCAGTGGTGTTGCTGGCCGCTTTGGCGGTGGGCCTGCTGCTGCGCCGGCGCGACGGCAAGGTCCGCGCCGCCGATCCGCGGCCTCGCGCATTCGCGACTCGCAAGCGCTCCGACCTCGAGACCGGCTCCGCGCGTGCCGATCTGCTCGCGTCCGTCGGCGTGACCGGTACCGGCCCCGCCGTGCTTCATTTCTCCGCCGACTGGTGCGGGCCCTGCGCCGCGGTGCGCCGGGTGGTCGCCGATGTGACCGGGCAACTGGCCGAATCGCCGCAGCCGCCGCTGGACATCGAGATCGACATCGACGCCGAGCCGGTGCTCGCCAAGGAACTCAACGTGCTCTCGCTGCCGACCACGTTCGTCTTCGATACCGAAGGGCGCGAACGTTTTCGGATCTCCGGCGTGCCGAAGGTGACCGATCTGCGCTCCGCACTGGAGCCGCTCACCGTCGCCGCCTGA
- a CDS encoding LCP family protein: MGDDRHGRSPRPGDRAPWERYPTADDTERDGSRTSRRSRHTDASADPGAAPLTVQDLVEKVDNERTGRRRRPAQAPAAPAPDNRRTPPADPTVQRQAEPPRRPAEPQRRQEPPRAPDTTGRRQVVAPPPNRRPAEPPPRRPAEPPTRRADAPPPRTGSTPVAQDIAGTPAARTPNRRGPAEETRAVPKARPKPETAEEVTDILPPLDEPTRAKRKKTGEDGAAPPKSVGAAPLSRLAASKQRRNKRLRVVGRSTLVVFAVICLLTTGGGWSYLRSTGNSFTQISAIDDNTEDVVDSNAQLGDENYLLVGTDTRAGVNSQVGAGTLDDAEGSRADTVMLVNIPKNRSRVVVVSFPRDLDVTRPQCNGWDNEKVQYTSEVYPSAIGDKLNAVYALGGPKCLFTTIQRMTGSAINHFIAIDFAGFEAMVDTIGGVEVCAPKPINDEVLGTVLENPGKQMVTGQTALNYVRARHVYGEERSDYDRINRQQRFMASLLRGALSSKVLFDPGKLNSFIQAFTKHTWVDKVQPADLLTLGRSLQKLDAGTVTFLTIPTAGTTSYGNEIPREQDIKAIFKAIRDDQPLPGEKKVTPAPGSIPTPPPSPPKLTAVDPSTASLLVSNGSGVSGAAQRAATKLGNQGFQIFNTGNYSGGSELTSKVRFGAGQEAAAATVASTIPGALLEPATDLGGIIEVVIGGDFTGTVKAPTPVGDPIPDVTVSTGPATPVTLPSDLEHVNAADETCK, from the coding sequence GTGGGTGACGATCGGCACGGGCGTTCGCCACGGCCCGGAGATCGCGCCCCGTGGGAGCGCTATCCCACGGCGGATGACACCGAACGCGACGGTTCGCGGACCTCGCGACGATCCCGGCATACCGACGCCTCCGCCGATCCCGGCGCCGCCCCGCTCACCGTGCAGGATCTGGTCGAGAAGGTCGACAACGAGCGCACCGGCCGCCGACGGCGGCCCGCACAGGCCCCCGCCGCACCGGCCCCCGACAATCGGCGCACCCCGCCCGCGGACCCGACCGTGCAGCGCCAGGCCGAGCCACCCCGCCGTCCCGCCGAACCGCAACGCCGCCAGGAGCCGCCGCGTGCGCCGGACACCACCGGCCGCAGGCAGGTGGTGGCTCCCCCGCCGAACCGCCGACCGGCCGAACCGCCGCCACGCCGCCCCGCCGAACCACCCACCCGGCGCGCCGACGCGCCGCCGCCGCGCACCGGCAGCACCCCGGTCGCCCAGGACATCGCGGGCACTCCGGCAGCGCGCACCCCGAATCGGCGCGGCCCGGCCGAGGAAACCCGAGCCGTACCCAAGGCGCGGCCGAAGCCGGAGACGGCCGAAGAGGTCACCGATATCCTCCCGCCGCTCGACGAGCCCACCCGGGCCAAGCGCAAGAAGACCGGCGAAGACGGTGCCGCCCCACCCAAATCGGTCGGCGCGGCCCCGCTGTCGCGGCTGGCCGCCAGCAAACAACGTCGCAACAAGCGGCTGCGCGTCGTAGGCCGCAGCACCCTGGTGGTGTTCGCGGTGATCTGCCTGCTCACCACCGGTGGCGGCTGGAGCTATCTGCGCTCCACCGGCAACAGCTTCACCCAGATCTCGGCGATCGACGACAACACCGAGGACGTCGTCGACTCGAACGCACAGCTCGGTGACGAGAACTATCTGCTCGTCGGCACCGACACCCGCGCGGGTGTGAACAGTCAGGTCGGCGCGGGCACGCTCGACGATGCCGAAGGCTCCCGCGCGGACACCGTCATGCTGGTGAACATCCCCAAGAACCGGTCGCGCGTCGTCGTGGTGTCGTTCCCCCGCGACCTGGACGTGACCCGGCCGCAGTGCAACGGCTGGGACAACGAAAAGGTCCAGTACACCAGCGAGGTCTACCCCTCGGCGATCGGTGACAAGCTGAACGCGGTCTACGCGCTCGGCGGACCCAAGTGCCTGTTCACCACGATCCAGCGGATGACGGGCAGCGCGATCAATCACTTCATCGCGATCGATTTCGCGGGCTTCGAGGCGATGGTCGACACCATCGGCGGCGTCGAGGTGTGCGCGCCGAAGCCGATCAACGACGAGGTCCTCGGCACCGTGCTGGAGAACCCGGGCAAGCAGATGGTGACCGGGCAGACGGCACTGAACTACGTGCGCGCCAGGCACGTCTACGGCGAGGAACGCAGCGACTACGACCGGATCAATCGGCAGCAGCGCTTCATGGCCTCGCTGCTGCGCGGCGCGCTGTCGAGCAAGGTGCTCTTCGATCCGGGCAAGCTGAACAGCTTCATCCAGGCGTTCACCAAACACACCTGGGTCGACAAGGTGCAGCCCGCGGATCTGCTCACGCTCGGCCGCTCGCTGCAGAAACTGGACGCGGGCACGGTCACCTTTCTGACCATTCCGACCGCGGGCACCACCTCGTACGGCAACGAGATCCCGCGCGAACAGGACATCAAGGCGATCTTCAAGGCGATCCGCGACGACCAGCCGCTGCCCGGCGAGAAAAAGGTGACGCCCGCCCCCGGGTCGATCCCGACCCCGCCGCCGTCGCCGCCGAAGCTCACCGCGGTCGATCCGAGCACCGCCTCGCTGCTGGTGTCCAACGGCTCAGGCGTATCGGGCGCCGCGCAGCGGGCCGCGACGAAGCTCGGCAACCAGGGCTTCCAGATCTTCAACACCGGCAACTACTCCGGCGGCAGCGAACTCACCTCCAAGGTCCGCTTCGGCGCGGGGCAGGAGGCCGCGGCGGCCACGGTGGCCAGCACCATCCCCGGCGCGCTGCTGGAACCGGCGACCGATCTCGGCGGCATCATCGAGGTGGTGATCGGCGGCGACTTCACCGGAACGGTCAAGGCGCCCACGCCGGTCGGCGACCCGATCCCGGACGTGACGGTCAGCACCGGGCCTGCGACGCCGGTCACGTTGCCGTCCGATCTGGAACACGTGAACGCCGCGGACGAGACCTGCAAGTAG
- a CDS encoding DUF2993 domain-containing protein, translated as MRKLIIGLLILAGLAVVTDFSVAAYSEYRVSRALRQGADLAAEPSVAISGVSFLAQAVNGRYDNVVIRASGKRPDIRGEFEMEATLTGMRIPLRDLVDGSLRNVPVERVDSSLRIGPTELGQLFGIPDLQVKGPPADKSDGTGGSGGTGMTATDGVLCLTGTLPESPGAQFGGENVAVRAELALDGGQVRVTATGSCKDTNTSTIPVAMLPEADRPAVLARFTRTIDIKELPFGVQPAKVRADGGWIVVQGKGVNVTIDLDRLQRP; from the coding sequence ATGCGCAAGCTCATCATCGGGCTGCTGATTCTCGCGGGACTGGCAGTGGTCACTGATTTCAGCGTCGCGGCCTATTCGGAGTATCGGGTCTCGCGCGCGCTGCGCCAGGGCGCCGACCTCGCCGCCGAGCCCTCGGTGGCCATCAGCGGCGTCTCCTTCCTCGCTCAGGCGGTCAACGGCCGCTACGACAACGTCGTGATCAGGGCCAGCGGCAAGCGGCCCGACATTCGCGGGGAGTTCGAGATGGAGGCGACGCTGACCGGCATGCGCATCCCGCTGCGCGACCTGGTCGACGGCAGCCTGCGCAATGTGCCGGTGGAGCGAGTGGACAGTTCGCTGCGGATCGGGCCGACCGAACTCGGCCAGCTGTTCGGCATTCCCGACCTGCAGGTGAAAGGCCCGCCCGCGGACAAATCCGACGGCACCGGCGGCTCGGGCGGCACCGGAATGACCGCGACCGACGGTGTGCTTTGCCTCACAGGCACTTTGCCCGAATCGCCCGGTGCGCAATTCGGCGGTGAAAACGTCGCGGTGCGTGCCGAATTGGCGCTCGACGGCGGTCAGGTGCGGGTCACCGCGACCGGTTCGTGCAAAGACACCAACACCTCGACCATTCCGGTGGCGATGCTGCCGGAGGCCGATCGACCGGCAGTGCTCGCGCGCTTCACCCGTACTATCGACATCAAGGAATTGCCGTTCGGTGTCCAGCCCGCGAAAGTCCGTGCGGACGGCGGCTGGATCGTCGTCCAGGGCAAGGGTGTGAACGTCACGATCGACCTCGACCGATTGCAGCGACCATGA
- the pstB gene encoding phosphate ABC transporter ATP-binding protein PstB, with the protein MAKRIDVKDLNIFYGKFHAVADVDLTVLPRSVTAFIGPSGCGKSTVLRSLNRMHEVTPNARVEGAVLLDGEDIYGSQIDPVGVRRTIGMVFQRPNPFPTMSIRDNVVAGLKLQGVRNKKELDEVAERSLRGANLWNEVKDRLDKPGGGLSGGQQQRLCIARAIAVSPDVLLMDEPCSALDPISTLAIEDLITELKKEFTIVIVTHNMQQAARVSDQTGFFNLEAQGKPGRLIEIDDTEKIFSNPGQKATEDYISGRFG; encoded by the coding sequence ATGGCCAAGCGGATCGACGTCAAAGATCTGAATATCTTCTACGGCAAGTTCCACGCGGTCGCCGATGTCGACCTCACTGTGCTGCCGCGCAGTGTCACCGCCTTCATCGGCCCGTCGGGTTGCGGTAAGTCCACGGTGTTGCGCTCGCTCAACCGCATGCACGAGGTGACGCCCAACGCGCGCGTCGAAGGCGCGGTGCTGCTGGACGGCGAGGACATCTACGGCTCGCAGATCGACCCGGTCGGGGTGCGCCGCACCATCGGCATGGTGTTCCAGCGCCCGAACCCGTTCCCCACCATGTCGATTCGCGACAACGTGGTGGCCGGGCTGAAGCTGCAGGGCGTGCGCAACAAGAAGGAACTCGACGAGGTCGCCGAGCGCTCGTTGCGCGGCGCGAACCTCTGGAACGAGGTCAAGGACCGGCTGGACAAGCCGGGCGGCGGCCTCTCCGGTGGTCAGCAGCAGCGGCTGTGCATCGCCCGCGCGATCGCGGTCTCGCCCGACGTGCTGCTGATGGACGAGCCCTGTTCGGCCCTGGACCCGATCTCCACGCTGGCGATCGAGGACCTGATCACCGAGCTGAAGAAGGAATTCACCATCGTCATCGTCACGCACAACATGCAGCAGGCTGCCCGCGTGAGTGACCAGACCGGCTTCTTCAACCTGGAGGCGCAGGGCAAGCCCGGCCGCCTGATCGAGATCGACGACACCGAGAAGATCTTCTCCAACCCGGGCCAGAAAGCCACGGAGGACTACATCTCCGGCCGCTTCGGATAA
- a CDS encoding winged helix-turn-helix transcriptional regulator encodes MELLLLTSDPDPESVLPSLALLAHNVRPAPTEVSSLLEAGTADVALVDARTDLAAARGLCRLLGSTGSSVPVVAVLTEGGLVAVNADWGLDDILLPGTGPAELDARLRLLVGRNGGVASPENTGKITLGELVIDEGTYTARLRGRPLDLTYKEFELLKYLAQHAGRVFTRAQLLQEVWGYDFFGGTRTVDVHVRRLRAKLGSEYESLIGTVRNVGYKAVRPSRSASKGESAPLPEDEAEGTDDAPLAPVNGSVQ; translated from the coding sequence GTGGAGCTGCTCCTGCTGACCTCCGACCCCGATCCCGAGTCGGTGTTGCCTTCGCTGGCGTTGCTGGCGCACAACGTGCGCCCCGCACCCACCGAGGTGTCCTCCCTGCTCGAAGCGGGTACCGCGGATGTCGCACTGGTCGATGCCCGCACCGATCTGGCGGCTGCGCGTGGGCTGTGCCGGCTGCTCGGCAGCACGGGGTCCTCTGTTCCGGTCGTCGCGGTGCTCACCGAGGGTGGCCTGGTCGCGGTGAACGCGGACTGGGGTCTGGACGACATCCTGCTGCCCGGCACCGGCCCGGCGGAACTCGATGCCAGGCTGCGCCTGCTCGTCGGGCGCAACGGCGGCGTGGCGAGTCCGGAGAACACGGGCAAGATCACCCTGGGCGAACTGGTGATCGACGAGGGCACCTATACCGCGCGACTGCGCGGCCGCCCGCTCGACCTGACCTACAAGGAATTCGAGCTGCTGAAGTACCTCGCGCAGCACGCGGGCCGGGTATTCACCAGGGCGCAGCTGCTGCAGGAGGTCTGGGGCTACGACTTCTTCGGTGGCACCAGGACCGTCGACGTGCACGTGCGCCGCCTGCGCGCCAAACTCGGCAGCGAGTACGAGTCGCTCATCGGCACCGTGCGCAACGTCGGCTACAAGGCGGTGCGTCCGTCCCGGTCCGCGAGCAAGGGCGAGTCCGCGCCGCTGCCGGAGGACGAGGCCGAGGGCACCGACGACGCACCGCTGGCGCCGGTCAACGGCTCTGTGCAGTGA
- the pstC gene encoding phosphate ABC transporter permease subunit PstC — MPSEPSTDEPAKRVRPAQSHRAETIFRSLATASGAIIVAAIALIALFLLIRAVPSVMANDANFFTSTEFNTSNADHLRFGIRDLFMVTVLSSIFALVIAVPIGVGIALFLTHYAPKVLARPFAMLVDLLAAVPSIVFGLWGFLVLAPQLEPVQKFLNNKLGWLFLFSDGNVSIAGGGTIFTAGVVLAVMILPIITSVSREVFNLTPPAHIEAAHALGATKWEMVRMTVLPYGRSGVIAGSMLGLGRALGETIAVLVVLRTSAQAGHWSVFDGGYTFASKIASAASEFSSPLPTGAYIAAGFVLFALTFVVNALARLVAGGRVNG; from the coding sequence ATGCCGAGTGAACCGAGCACCGACGAACCAGCCAAAAGGGTTCGACCAGCCCAGAGCCATCGGGCCGAGACCATCTTCCGGTCTCTCGCCACGGCATCGGGCGCAATCATCGTCGCCGCCATCGCGCTGATCGCGCTATTCCTGCTGATCCGCGCGGTGCCCTCGGTCATGGCGAACGACGCGAACTTCTTCACCAGCACCGAGTTCAACACCAGCAACGCCGACCACCTACGGTTCGGCATCCGGGATCTGTTCATGGTCACGGTGCTGAGTTCGATTTTCGCGCTGGTTATCGCGGTGCCGATCGGTGTCGGCATCGCGCTGTTCCTCACCCATTACGCGCCGAAGGTACTGGCCCGGCCGTTCGCGATGCTGGTCGACCTGCTGGCCGCAGTGCCGTCGATCGTGTTCGGTCTCTGGGGCTTTCTGGTGCTCGCCCCGCAGCTGGAGCCGGTGCAGAAGTTCCTGAACAACAAGCTCGGCTGGTTGTTCCTCTTCTCCGACGGCAATGTCTCGATCGCCGGTGGCGGCACTATCTTCACCGCGGGCGTGGTGCTTGCGGTAATGATCCTGCCGATCATCACCTCGGTCTCGCGTGAGGTCTTCAATCTCACGCCGCCCGCACATATCGAGGCCGCGCACGCGCTCGGCGCCACGAAGTGGGAGATGGTGCGGATGACCGTACTGCCCTACGGCCGCAGCGGCGTGATCGCGGGATCCATGCTCGGCCTCGGCCGAGCGCTCGGTGAGACCATTGCGGTGCTGGTCGTGCTGCGCACTTCGGCGCAGGCCGGGCACTGGTCGGTGTTCGACGGCGGCTACACCTTCGCATCGAAGATCGCCTCCGCGGCTTCGGAATTCAGCTCGCCGCTGCCGACGGGCGCTTACATCGCGGCAGGCTTCGTGCTGTTCGCGCTGACCTTCGTGGTCAACGCGCTCGCGCGGCTGGTCGCGGGCGGAAGGGTGAACGGGTAA
- the pstS gene encoding phosphate ABC transporter substrate-binding protein PstS: protein MNLKRSSALVGVLAVSVMGLAACGSDDNTSSSNGDTANSNVACGGKKALKASGSSAQKNAMERFIAAYEANCDGNTLNYTSSGSGAGVNEFIGGQTDFGGSDSPLSAKKDEPTKAQDRCGAPAWNLPTVFGPIAVTYNIDGVTDLVLDGPTAAKVFNGAVTTWDAPEIKALNPNAKLPSDKIAVIFRSDESGTTDNFQLYLDAASDGAWGKGAGKAFTGGVGEGAKGNEGTSAAIKATKNSITYNEWSFAKAQNLSIAQIVTSASKTPVKLDTASAGKAIDSAKIKGEGNDLVLDTSSFYKPTEAGAYPIILPTYEIVCSKYKDADTAKAVKAFLTSATTNGQKGLDEAGYVPIPDKFKTRLTTAINAIS, encoded by the coding sequence GTGAATCTCAAGCGCAGCAGCGCCCTCGTTGGTGTGCTGGCGGTCAGTGTCATGGGCCTCGCCGCATGTGGCAGTGATGACAACACGTCGAGCAGCAACGGCGACACCGCCAACTCCAATGTCGCCTGTGGCGGCAAGAAGGCGCTCAAGGCCAGCGGTTCGTCGGCGCAGAAGAACGCGATGGAGCGCTTCATCGCCGCCTACGAGGCCAACTGCGACGGCAACACCCTGAACTACACCTCGAGCGGCTCCGGCGCGGGTGTCAACGAATTCATCGGCGGCCAGACCGATTTCGGTGGCTCCGATTCCCCGCTGAGCGCCAAGAAGGACGAGCCGACGAAGGCACAGGACCGCTGCGGCGCCCCCGCGTGGAACCTGCCGACGGTGTTCGGCCCGATCGCCGTGACCTACAACATCGACGGCGTCACCGACCTCGTGCTGGACGGCCCGACCGCCGCCAAGGTCTTCAACGGTGCGGTCACCACCTGGGACGCCCCTGAGATCAAGGCGCTCAACCCGAACGCGAAGCTGCCGAGCGACAAGATCGCCGTGATCTTCCGTTCCGACGAGTCGGGCACCACCGACAACTTCCAGCTCTACCTCGACGCCGCCTCCGACGGCGCCTGGGGCAAGGGCGCGGGCAAGGCGTTCACCGGCGGTGTCGGCGAGGGCGCGAAGGGCAACGAGGGCACCTCGGCCGCCATCAAGGCCACCAAGAACTCGATCACCTACAACGAGTGGTCGTTCGCGAAGGCGCAGAACCTGTCCATCGCGCAGATCGTCACCTCGGCCTCCAAGACGCCGGTGAAGCTGGACACGGCCTCGGCGGGCAAGGCCATCGACAGCGCGAAGATCAAGGGCGAGGGCAACGACCTGGTGCTCGACACCAGCTCGTTCTACAAGCCGACCGAAGCGGGTGCCTACCCGATCATCCTGCCCACCTATGAAATCGTCTGCTCGAAGTACAAGGACGCCGACACCGCCAAGGCGGTCAAGGCGTTCCTGACCTCGGCGACCACGAACGGTCAGAAGGGTCTCGACGAGGCGGGTTACGTCCCGATCCCCGACAAGTTCAAGACGCGTCTGACCACCGCGATCAACGCCATCTCCTGA
- the mshD gene encoding mycothiol synthase: protein MSERRQADRASGAGSTPWSAQVDADTAAAIRQLLDRATAADGVAPVSEQAVLSLNAAEDASARHLFATRDDLVTGYANLVPAHGEHPAMAEVAVDPAARGQGIGAELVAAALAEGGAGTRVWAHGNLPAAQAVAARLGLATARELWQMRRALATPELPDLPERADVTIRTYAGPADDAELLRVNNAAFAWHPEQGGWTERDIAARRAESWFDPAGLFLATDPATPEQVLGFHWTKVHYDENPPVGEVYVVGIDPAAQGRGLGRLLTLAGLRQLRDRGLAEVLLYTEADNTAAVHTYTRLGFAPAHVDVAYSAVSAE from the coding sequence GTGAGCGAGCGCCGGCAAGCAGACCGAGCAAGCGGTGCCGGGTCGACACCGTGGTCGGCGCAGGTCGACGCGGACACCGCTGCAGCGATCCGGCAACTGCTCGACCGGGCCACCGCCGCCGACGGGGTCGCCCCCGTCTCCGAACAGGCGGTCCTGTCCCTGAACGCGGCCGAGGATGCCTCCGCCCGGCACCTGTTCGCCACCCGCGACGACTTGGTCACCGGCTACGCGAATCTCGTTCCGGCGCATGGTGAGCACCCGGCCATGGCCGAGGTCGCGGTGGATCCGGCGGCGCGCGGCCAGGGCATCGGCGCCGAATTGGTCGCGGCCGCGCTCGCCGAGGGCGGGGCGGGCACCCGGGTGTGGGCGCACGGCAACCTGCCCGCCGCGCAGGCCGTCGCGGCCCGGCTCGGCCTCGCCACCGCGCGTGAGTTGTGGCAGATGCGACGAGCCCTGGCAACGCCGGAGCTACCGGATTTGCCGGAGCGTGCCGACGTGACGATCCGGACCTACGCGGGCCCCGCCGACGACGCCGAACTGTTGCGGGTGAACAACGCCGCCTTCGCCTGGCACCCCGAGCAGGGCGGCTGGACCGAACGCGATATCGCCGCGCGCCGCGCCGAGTCGTGGTTCGACCCCGCCGGACTGTTCCTCGCCACCGATCCGGCCACTCCTGAGCAGGTGCTCGGATTCCATTGGACCAAGGTGCATTACGACGAGAACCCGCCGGTGGGTGAGGTGTACGTGGTCGGTATCGACCCGGCCGCGCAGGGGCGCGGACTCGGTCGGCTGCTGACCCTGGCGGGGCTGCGTCAGCTGCGTGATCGCGGCCTTGCCGAGGTGTTGCTCTACACCGAGGCGGACAACACCGCGGCCGTGCACACCTACACCCGATTGGGGTTCGCGCCGGCGCATGTCGATGTGGCGTATTCGGCCGTGTCAGCTGAATAG
- the phoU gene encoding phosphate signaling complex protein PhoU: MRVIYNEQMADLAQLLGEMAGLAGSAMDRATQSLLQADLALAEQVITESDRIAELIQDAEERAFALLALQAPVAGDLRQVVSAIQIVADVNRMGALALHVAKVARRRHPNHALPEAVNGYFAEMGRIAVNMGAGAKEVLETRDPERAAQLNEDDEAMDDLHRHLFTLLMDRDWKYGVAAAVDVTLLGRYYERFADHAVEIGRRVIFLVTGVLPPDPDAEG; encoded by the coding sequence ATGCGTGTCATCTACAACGAGCAAATGGCAGATCTCGCCCAGCTGCTGGGCGAGATGGCCGGTCTGGCCGGCTCGGCCATGGACCGGGCCACCCAGTCACTGCTCCAGGCCGACCTCGCTCTGGCAGAGCAGGTGATCACCGAGTCCGACCGGATCGCCGAGCTGATCCAGGACGCGGAGGAGCGCGCGTTCGCGCTGCTGGCCCTGCAGGCGCCCGTCGCGGGCGATCTGCGCCAGGTGGTGAGCGCGATCCAGATCGTGGCCGACGTCAACCGGATGGGTGCCCTGGCGCTGCATGTGGCGAAGGTGGCCCGGCGGCGGCACCCGAATCACGCACTGCCCGAGGCGGTCAACGGCTACTTCGCCGAAATGGGCCGTATCGCGGTCAATATGGGCGCGGGCGCCAAAGAGGTGCTGGAGACCCGCGACCCGGAGCGCGCCGCGCAGCTCAACGAGGACGACGAGGCGATGGACGATCTGCACCGTCACCTGTTCACGCTGCTGATGGACCGCGACTGGAAGTACGGTGTCGCCGCGGCCGTCGACGTCACCCTGCTCGGCCGCTACTACGAGCGCTTCGCCGACCACGCCGTCGAAATCGGTCGCCGGGTCATCTTCTTGGTCACCGGTGTCCTGCCCCCGGACCCCGACGCGGAGGGCTGA
- the pstA gene encoding phosphate ABC transporter permease PstA produces the protein MTATLDKPIKAPTFRDISTGRRVKNHIATGIVWLCFAIALIPLAWVLIMVVSKGFESIVSIDWWQKSQKGILPDQAGGGVYHAIYGTIVQSAIAAVIAVPLGIMAAIYLVEYGRGMLAKTTTFMVDILAGVPSIVAALFIFALWIATLGAPQSSFAVSLALVLLMLPVVVRSTEEMLKLVPDELREASYALGVPKWKTIARIVVPTALPGMISGILLALARVMGETAPVLVLVGYSKSINTNLFDGNMASLPLLIYQELSNPEAAGRERVWGAALTLILLIALLYAAAAVVNKLLTRNR, from the coding sequence ATGACTGCAACGCTCGACAAGCCGATCAAGGCGCCGACCTTCCGCGACATCAGCACCGGACGCCGGGTCAAGAACCATATCGCGACCGGCATCGTCTGGCTCTGCTTTGCCATCGCGCTGATCCCACTGGCCTGGGTGCTCATCATGGTGGTGAGCAAGGGCTTCGAGTCGATCGTCTCGATCGACTGGTGGCAGAAGTCGCAGAAGGGCATCCTGCCGGACCAGGCCGGCGGCGGTGTGTACCACGCCATCTACGGCACCATCGTGCAGTCTGCGATCGCCGCGGTCATCGCGGTGCCGCTGGGCATCATGGCCGCCATCTACCTGGTCGAGTACGGCCGCGGCATGCTGGCCAAGACCACGACCTTCATGGTGGACATCCTCGCGGGTGTGCCCTCGATCGTCGCGGCCCTGTTCATCTTCGCGCTCTGGATCGCCACTCTCGGCGCACCTCAGAGCTCGTTCGCGGTGTCGCTGGCACTGGTGTTGCTGATGCTGCCGGTCGTGGTGCGCAGCACGGAGGAAATGCTGAAGCTGGTGCCGGATGAACTCCGGGAAGCGTCCTACGCGCTCGGCGTGCCCAAGTGGAAGACCATCGCCAGGATCGTGGTGCCGACCGCGCTGCCCGGCATGATCAGCGGCATCCTGCTCGCGCTCGCCCGCGTGATGGGCGAGACCGCCCCTGTGCTCGTGCTCGTGGGCTACAGCAAGTCGATCAACACCAACCTCTTCGACGGCAACATGGCCTCCTTGCCGCTGCTCATCTACCAGGAGCTGTCGAACCCGGAGGCGGCGGGCCGCGAGCGCGTGTGGGGCGCGGCGCTGACGCTGATCCTGCTCATCGCGCTGCTGTACGCGGCGGCCGCGGTCGTCAACAAGCTGCTCACGCGGAACCGATAG